A genomic stretch from Pontivivens ytuae includes:
- a CDS encoding DNA translocase FtsK, translated as MAFFTARAGRDPLKGETGRVWSQWTGRGIGAALLVLSLPLVAMLWTWSPEDPSLFNSVDRVPVNALGYAGATLSEVFLRAIGWAAWGLPLALAVWGLRLVAKRDGGRAVTRILFVPPALVLAAAFAAVHVPPVSWLPDFGIGGLLGDQVAAALLGLIPLETTLALPLLGVALGLGLLIVGAFALGVDRAEARWGWRGLRAGWARSWHVVAAALAWLWVRKTHLRPRPREVEEEPVTAGRVRREPGFDASEVEEPSGRERLMARINAAVARREEPEVEEVVEPAPAPAAPARDEPVFRPVVQHKAPKPQVKSRAAQAEEQPQLDFDSERPRAYDRPALSLLENPIGIVRQNLSDEALEQNARMLESVLDDYGIRGEIVSVRPGPVVTMYELEPAPGLKASRVIGLADDIARSMSALAARVSTVPGRSIIGIELPNEVREKVLLREILSAPSYGDSKHKLPLALGKDIGGEPVVANLARMPHLLIAGTTGSGKSVAINTMILSLLYHLGPEDCRLIMIDPKMLELSVYDGIPHLLSPVVTDPKKAVVALKWTVAEMEERYRKMSKMGVRNIDGYNARVEAALEAGEAFTRTVQTGFDDETGEPIFETEEFAPEKMPFIVVIVDEMADLMMVAGKEIEACIQRLAQMARASGIHLIMATQRPSVDVITGTIKANFPTRISFQVTSKIDSRTILGEMGAEQLLGMGDMLYMAGGGRITRVHGPFVSDEEVEDVVNHLKTLGAPEYVSGVQDGPDEEAESDIDLVLGLGGNTGSEDALYDQAVAIVARDRKCSTSYIQRKLAIGYNKAARLVEQMEENGVVTPANKVGKREILVPEA; from the coding sequence ATGGCGTTCTTCACCGCACGCGCGGGTCGCGACCCGCTGAAGGGCGAGACCGGGCGGGTCTGGAGCCAGTGGACCGGCCGCGGGATCGGTGCGGCGCTGTTGGTGCTGTCGCTGCCGCTGGTCGCGATGCTGTGGACGTGGAGCCCGGAGGACCCCTCGCTCTTCAACTCCGTGGACCGGGTGCCGGTGAACGCCCTGGGCTATGCTGGGGCGACGTTGTCCGAGGTGTTCCTGCGCGCGATCGGCTGGGCGGCCTGGGGCCTGCCGCTGGCGCTCGCCGTCTGGGGGCTGCGGCTGGTGGCGAAGCGCGACGGGGGCCGGGCGGTGACGCGGATCCTCTTCGTGCCGCCGGCGCTGGTGCTCGCGGCTGCTTTTGCCGCGGTGCACGTGCCACCGGTGAGCTGGCTGCCGGATTTCGGGATCGGCGGCCTGCTCGGCGATCAGGTGGCGGCGGCGCTGCTGGGCCTGATCCCGCTGGAGACGACGCTGGCGCTGCCCCTGCTCGGGGTAGCACTCGGGCTGGGGCTGCTGATCGTGGGCGCGTTCGCGCTGGGCGTGGACCGGGCCGAGGCGCGCTGGGGCTGGCGCGGGCTGCGGGCGGGCTGGGCGCGGTCCTGGCATGTCGTGGCTGCGGCCCTTGCCTGGCTCTGGGTGCGCAAGACCCATCTGCGGCCGCGCCCGCGGGAGGTCGAGGAGGAGCCGGTGACTGCAGGCCGCGTCCGGCGCGAGCCCGGTTTCGATGCTTCCGAGGTCGAGGAGCCGTCGGGCCGCGAGCGTCTGATGGCCCGGATCAATGCGGCCGTCGCCCGGCGTGAGGAGCCGGAAGTGGAGGAGGTCGTGGAGCCTGCTCCCGCCCCCGCGGCGCCGGCCCGCGATGAGCCGGTCTTCCGCCCCGTCGTGCAGCACAAGGCGCCGAAGCCGCAGGTCAAGAGCCGGGCCGCGCAGGCCGAGGAGCAGCCGCAGCTCGATTTCGACAGCGAGCGGCCGCGGGCCTATGACCGGCCCGCGCTATCGCTCTTGGAGAACCCGATCGGGATCGTGCGGCAGAACCTCAGCGACGAGGCGCTGGAGCAGAATGCACGGATGCTGGAAAGCGTGCTCGACGATTACGGCATCCGGGGGGAAATCGTCTCCGTCCGGCCCGGTCCGGTCGTCACGATGTACGAGCTGGAGCCGGCGCCGGGGCTGAAGGCGTCGCGCGTGATCGGGCTGGCGGACGACATCGCGCGGTCCATGTCGGCGCTCGCCGCCCGCGTCTCAACCGTGCCGGGGCGCTCGATCATCGGGATCGAACTGCCCAACGAGGTGCGGGAGAAGGTACTGCTGCGCGAGATCCTGTCGGCACCCTCCTATGGCGACAGCAAGCACAAGCTGCCGCTGGCGCTGGGCAAGGATATCGGCGGGGAGCCCGTGGTGGCGAACCTCGCGCGGATGCCGCACCTGCTGATCGCGGGGACCACGGGCTCGGGTAAATCCGTGGCGATCAACACGATGATCCTCAGCCTGCTCTACCATCTGGGGCCGGAGGATTGCCGTCTCATCATGATCGACCCGAAGATGCTGGAACTCAGCGTCTATGACGGGATCCCGCACCTCCTGTCCCCCGTCGTGACCGATCCGAAGAAGGCCGTGGTGGCGCTGAAATGGACGGTGGCGGAGATGGAGGAACGCTACCGCAAGATGTCGAAGATGGGCGTACGCAACATCGACGGCTACAACGCGCGGGTCGAGGCGGCGCTGGAGGCGGGCGAGGCGTTCACCCGCACCGTGCAGACCGGCTTTGACGACGAGACGGGGGAGCCGATCTTCGAGACCGAGGAGTTCGCGCCCGAAAAAATGCCCTTCATCGTCGTCATCGTCGACGAGATGGCCGATCTGATGATGGTCGCGGGCAAGGAGATCGAGGCCTGCATCCAGCGGCTCGCCCAGATGGCGCGAGCCTCGGGCATCCACCTCATCATGGCGACGCAGCGCCCCTCGGTCGACGTGATCACCGGGACGATCAAGGCGAACTTCCCCACGCGGATCTCGTTCCAGGTGACCTCGAAGATCGACAGCCGGACGATCCTGGGCGAGATGGGGGCCGAACAGCTTCTGGGCATGGGCGACATGCTCTACATGGCCGGGGGCGGACGGATCACGCGCGTGCACGGGCCGTTCGTGTCGGACGAGGAAGTGGAGGACGTGGTCAACCATCTCAAGACGCTGGGCGCGCCCGAATACGTCTCGGGCGTGCAGGACGGCCCGGACGAGGAAGCGGAGAGCGATATCGACCTCGTGCTCGGCCTCGGCGGGAACACGGGCTCGGAAGATGCGCTCTACGATCAGGCGGTGGCGATCGTCGCGCGGGACCGCAAGTGCTCGACCTCCTATATCCAGCGCAAGCTCGCCATTGGCTACAACAAGGCCGCGCGCCTGGTGGAGCAGATGGAGGAGAACGGTGTCGTCACGCCCGCCAACAAGGTGGGCAAGCGGGAGATCCTGGTCCCCGAGGCCTGA
- a CDS encoding RidA family protein, which yields MSIKAVVPPDFAAGAKALGVSPGVMSGGHLFLTGVTGSGPDGAMPEDPAAQFRAAFEKIGTVLRSAGLDFDAVVEMTSYHVGLRAHFDVFAAVRRDYVAEPFPAWTAVEVAGLRREGALVEIRVIAAAP from the coding sequence ATGTCGATCAAGGCTGTGGTGCCGCCGGATTTCGCGGCCGGGGCGAAGGCGCTGGGCGTCTCGCCCGGTGTCATGTCGGGCGGGCACCTGTTCCTGACCGGGGTGACGGGGAGCGGGCCGGACGGCGCGATGCCGGAGGATCCCGCGGCGCAGTTCCGGGCGGCGTTCGAGAAGATCGGGACAGTGTTGCGGAGTGCGGGGCTCGACTTCGACGCGGTCGTGGAGATGACGAGCTACCATGTCGGGCTGCGGGCGCATTTCGATGTCTTTGCCGCTGTCCGGCGGGACTATGTTGCGGAGCCCTTCCCGGCTTGGACGGCCGTGGAGGTCGCCGGGTTGCGCCGCGAGGGGGCCCTCGTGGAGATCCGGGTGATCGCGGCGGCGCCCTGA
- a CDS encoding CDP-alcohol phosphatidyltransferase family protein — protein MLDAAARKLIDPVVNRLGAALARTGIGADAVTMIGLGLGLLAAGVIALGAPAWALVPLLLSRLADGLDGAVARATSKTDFGGYLDITCDFLFYGAIPMAFVWLDPAANGAAGAFLLTSFYFNGASFLGYAILAEKARMVTEARGVKSLYFTGGLLEGTETIVFFVLLCLFPGWFAPLAWIFGVLCFVTATSRLLLARRVFTASSDLPETL, from the coding sequence ATGCTCGACGCCGCCGCGCGAAAACTGATCGATCCCGTCGTGAACCGCCTGGGTGCGGCACTGGCACGAACCGGGATCGGCGCGGATGCGGTGACGATGATCGGCCTGGGGCTGGGCTTGCTCGCCGCCGGGGTCATCGCGCTGGGGGCGCCCGCCTGGGCGCTGGTGCCGCTTCTGCTCTCACGCCTCGCCGACGGCCTTGACGGAGCCGTGGCGCGCGCCACCAGCAAGACCGATTTCGGCGGCTATCTCGACATCACCTGCGATTTCCTGTTCTACGGCGCGATCCCCATGGCCTTCGTCTGGCTCGATCCGGCGGCGAACGGAGCGGCAGGGGCGTTCCTGCTGACGAGCTTCTACTTCAACGGGGCCAGCTTCCTCGGCTACGCGATCCTGGCGGAGAAGGCCCGGATGGTGACCGAGGCGCGGGGGGTGAAGTCGCTCTATTTCACCGGGGGCCTGCTGGAGGGGACGGAGACGATCGTGTTCTTCGTCCTCCTGTGTCTCTTCCCCGGATGGTTCGCGCCGCTCGCCTGGATCTTCGGCGTGCTGTGCTTCGTGACTGCGACCTCGCGCCTGCTGCTGGCCCGCCGGGTCTTCACCGCCTCATCCGACCTGCCGGAGACACTATGA
- a CDS encoding ABC transporter substrate-binding protein, with product MKRLLAFALSLPLAAAAQTDPADWEAVTTAAEGQTVYWHAWGGSTTTNAFIEWVGERVWEEYGVTLEHVKIASTADAVSRVLAEKTAGRDEGGAVDLIWINGANFAAMKDADLLFGPFAEQLPNWQYVDVEGKSVQEDFTVPTEGLEAPWAMAQVVFMHDTADLAEPLADMEALAAWAVENPGRFTFPQPPDFLGSTFLKQALVDLADDPALYAPVEGADYEAVTAPLWAFLEELTPNLWREGRAYPQTGPRQLQLIADDEIDLAISFSPGEASTAIANFQLPDTVRTFVLEGGTIGNASFVAIPYNANAAEGAMVVANFLMSPEAQARGLDPQHLGYGTVLDMDALSAEDRALFDAIDLGIATLTPAELGTALPEPHPSWMTRIEADWVERYGVAQ from the coding sequence ATGAAACGACTTCTCGCCTTTGCCCTGTCCCTGCCGCTGGCCGCCGCGGCCCAGACCGATCCCGCCGATTGGGAGGCGGTGACGACGGCGGCGGAGGGCCAGACCGTCTACTGGCACGCCTGGGGCGGGTCGACGACCACCAACGCCTTCATCGAGTGGGTCGGCGAACGGGTGTGGGAGGAGTACGGCGTGACGCTCGAGCACGTCAAGATCGCCTCCACTGCCGATGCGGTCAGCCGCGTGCTGGCGGAGAAGACGGCGGGACGCGACGAAGGGGGTGCGGTCGATCTGATCTGGATCAACGGAGCGAACTTCGCGGCGATGAAGGACGCGGACCTCCTTTTCGGCCCCTTCGCGGAGCAGTTGCCGAACTGGCAGTACGTCGATGTCGAGGGCAAGTCGGTGCAGGAGGATTTCACCGTCCCGACCGAGGGGCTGGAGGCGCCTTGGGCCATGGCGCAGGTCGTCTTCATGCACGACACGGCCGATCTGGCCGAGCCGCTGGCGGACATGGAGGCGCTGGCCGCATGGGCGGTAGAGAACCCGGGCCGCTTCACCTTCCCGCAGCCGCCGGATTTCCTGGGCTCGACCTTCCTCAAGCAGGCGCTTGTGGATCTGGCGGACGATCCCGCGCTCTATGCGCCGGTCGAGGGGGCGGATTACGAGGCGGTGACGGCACCGCTCTGGGCCTTCCTTGAGGAGCTGACGCCGAACCTGTGGCGGGAGGGCCGGGCCTATCCGCAGACCGGGCCGCGGCAGCTGCAGCTCATCGCGGATGACGAGATCGACCTCGCCATTTCGTTCTCGCCCGGTGAGGCGTCGACGGCGATCGCCAACTTCCAGCTCCCCGACACGGTGCGGACCTTCGTGCTGGAGGGCGGGACGATCGGCAATGCCAGCTTCGTGGCGATCCCCTACAACGCCAATGCGGCTGAGGGGGCGATGGTGGTCGCGAACTTCCTGATGTCGCCCGAGGCGCAGGCGCGCGGCCTCGATCCGCAGCATCTGGGCTACGGCACGGTGCTCGATATGGACGCGCTGAGCGCCGAGGACCGGGCGCTGTTCGACGCCATCGATCTGGGCATCGCGACCCTGACGCCGGCGGAGCTCGGCACAGCGCTGCCGGAGCCGCATCCGAGCTGGATGACCCGGATCGAGGCGGACTGGGTCGAGCGCTACGGCGTGGCCCAGTAA